The following are encoded in a window of Raphanus sativus cultivar WK10039 unplaced genomic scaffold, ASM80110v3 Scaffold0123, whole genome shotgun sequence genomic DNA:
- the LOC108807716 gene encoding uncharacterized protein LOC108807716: MAAPQLGCVLLLETQLKGWQKTLHKIFEGIGGLGCSIDAPDWWSHSEANPMMSTKKLMYLRGEVDPVVFIKKLFKAKSYAMLYRIDYGYEENPEGIRKPNNHFLKFRFEIDMLEGSWYKKIIGALKTIQGVSFTIDAPSQMVYMCGNIEEGLLLKMLTKTGIQILGMDYGNLKPPPKKAEAQISDGTETQPKKDTEPPPPTETVQMRSY; this comes from the exons ATGGCGGCTCCTCAACTC GGATGTGTTTTGCTTTTGGAAACTCAACTCAAAGGTTGGCAAAAGacattacataaaatatttgaagGCATTGGAG GTTTAGGGTGCTCCATCGATGCACCCGACTGGTGGTCACATAGCGAAGCTAATCCTATGATGTCCACTAAGAAGTTGATGTATTTACGTGGCGAAGTTGATCCTGTGGTCTTcattaaaaagttatttaaagCGAAGAGTTACGCTATGCTCTACAGGATTGATTATGGTTATGAAGAGAATCCAGAAGGCATCCGGAAGCCTAATAATCATTTTCtg aaattTAGATTCGAGATAGATATGTTAGAAGGAAGTTGGTACAAGAAAATCATAGGAGCTTTAAAGACCATCCAAG GTGTATCATTTACCATAGATGCACCAAGTCAGATGGTATATATGTGTGGGAACATTGAAGAAGGTTTGCTCCTGAAGATGTTAACGAAGACGGGCATTCAAATATTGGGAATGGACTATGGTAATTTGAAGCCACCTCCCAAGAAAGCTGAGGCTCAAATATCAGATGGAACCGAGACACAACCCAAGAAAGACACAgaacctcctcctcctactGAGACTGTT CAGATGAGGAGTTATTAG
- the LOC108810778 gene encoding uncharacterized protein LOC108810778, translating into MLIDKQGTVMQRFHLLCSLLKNILPILLVTLRSCYRFLLSTVINGGSHARKQTCYADMFILILFHMSSFFMFSIFLIGYWWLQEFMILLIRASSFKEAMKMGVKVYHHLKSVIKKKYGQDATNVGDEGGFANNCLINLNI; encoded by the exons ATGCTCATCGATAAACAG GGGACTGTGATGCAAAGGTTTCATCTCCTCTGCTCATTGTTAAAAAA CATATTGCCAATCTTGCTGGTAACCCTAAGATCGTGCTACCGGTTCCTGCTTTCAACAGTCATCAATGGTGGATCACATGCAAGAAAACAAACTTGCTATGCAGACATGTTCATTTTGATTCTTTTCCACATGTCTAGCTTCTTCATGTTTTCAATATTTCTGATTGGCTATTGGTGGTTGCAGGAGTTTATGATTCTCCTTATTAGAGCTTCATCTTTCAAAGAAGCCATGAAAATGGGTGTTAAAGTTTACCACCACTTGAAG tctgtgatcaagaagaagtATGGTCAGGATGCCACCAACGTTGGTGATGAAGGTGGCTTTGCAAATAATTGTCTCATAAACCTAAACATCTAA